From Micromonospora auratinigra:
GGTCCGTCCCACCGCCGACGCGTTCTGGCCGTCGCCGTACGAGCCGTGGTCGGAGTACCTGACCGGGGTGCGCGGCAAGGACCCGGGCTGGGACCCGCTGGCCTTCCTGGTCGAGGAGTCACACAAGCGCAACCTCGAGTTCCACGCCTGGATGAACCCGTACCGGGTGTCCATGCCGGCCCCGGGCGGCGCGGGCGCGGACATCAGCAAGCTCGCCCCGGACGCGCCGGCCCGGCAGCACCCGGACTGGGTCTTCGCGTACCCGCCGGCCGGGGTGGCCGGCAGCCGGCTCTACTACAACCCCGGCATCCCCGAGGTCCGCGAGTTCGTCCAGAACGCGATGATGGACGCGGTCAAGCGGTACGACGTCGACGCCATCCACTTCGACGACTACTTCTACCCGTACCCGAGCGGCACGTACCAGGTGCCGGACGACGCCACCTTCGCCGCGTACAACCGGGGCTTCACCGACAAGGCCGACTGGCGGCGGGACAACATCAACCTGCTGGTGCGGGAGATGAACGCCAAGATCAAGGCGGCCAAGCCGTGGGTGAAGTTCGGGGTCAGCCCGTTCGGCATCTGGCGCAACAAGTCGGCCGACCCGAACGGCTCGGACACCACCGGCTCGCAGTCGTACGACATCATCTCCGCCGACACCCGCAGGTGGGTCAAGGAGGAGTGGGTCGACTACATCGTGCCGCAGCTCTACTGGTACATCGGTCAGTACCCGGCCGCCGACTACGCCCGGCTGGTGCCGTGGTGGGCCGAGCAGGTGCGCGGCACGAACGTGCAGCTCTACATCGGCCAGGCCGACTACAAGAGCGGTGACCCGGCGTACGGGTCGTACTGGATGAACCCGCGCGAGCTGTCGGACCACCTGACGCTCAACCGGTCGTACCCGGAGGTGCTCGGCAACGTGCACTTCTCCGCGGTGCAGGTCCGGGCCAACCGGCTCGGCGCCACCGACATCTACGCCGCCGAGCACTACTCCCGCCCGGCGCTGGTGCCCACCATGGCCCAGCTCCCGTCGCGGCCGCTGCTCGCCCCGGTGGTCACCGGCGTCGACCGGCAGGCCGACGGCGTCCGGCTGAGCTGGCGGCAGCCCGCGAACGGCAAGGGCCCGCTGGGCACCGCCACGTCGTACGCGATCTACCGGTTCGACGGCACCGGCCTCGCCGACCGGTGCGACTTCGCCGACGCGGCCCACCTGGTCGGCACCGTCCGGGGCACCGACGGTGACGTGCAGTCCTGGCTGGACACCACCGCGGCGGCCGACGCGCGCTACACCTACTACGTGAGCGCGCTGGACCGGTCCTGGAACGAGGGCCCGGTCAGCCCGCCGCGCTTCGTGCGCTGAGCCGGAACCGGATGCCCCCGGGTCGCCACCGCGGCCCGGGGGCATTCGTCTGTTTCGACGGATGCCACCAACAGTTCGCCAGGCGCATCCGCCAGGCTTCCCCGATCGATCGACAATGATCGACACCTCTGCACCACGACCTGGGGAGGTCCCGTGTCCCGCCGTCTCGTCACCCTGCTCGCCACCGGCACGATGGCGCTCTGCACCGCCGTCGGGGTGGCCACCCCCGCCGCCGCCGCGGTCAGCACCGAACAGAAGCTCGCCGTCCTGTCGAGCTGGACCCAGACCAGCGCGACCAGCTACAACGCCTGGAACGCCGGCCGGCTCAACAAGGCCGCCTGGGCCGACTACAGCTTCGACTGGTCCACCGACTACTGCTCGTCGAGCCCGGACAACCCGCTCGGCTTCACCTTCAACCTCTCCTGCTACCGGCACGACTTCGGCTACCGCAACTACAAGGCGATGGGCCGGTTCTCCGCCAACAAGTCCCGGTTGGACAGCGCCTTCTATGCCGACCTGAAGCGGGTCTGCGCCACGTACAACGTCGTCGTCCGGCCCGCCTGCTACAGCCTGGCCTGGACGTACTACGAGGCGGTCAGTGTCTTCGGCTCGGTCGCCGCGGTGCGGCAGGCGGACCTGGACCGGGCGGCCCGGATGAAGGCCGACGCCGAGCGGCGCGCCGGGCTGCGTTGAGCACGCCGGCCGGCTGGCCGGGTGGCGTCGGCCGCCCGGTCAGCCGGTGGTGAACCGGGGCGCGGTGGAACGGCGGGGCGCCGGCGCGGTGAACCGGGGCGAGTCCGCGGCCAGGTCCGGGTGCTCGACCTCCGCCGCCAACGCCGCCGCCTCCGCCAGGGCCAGCTCGCCGCCCGCGCCGTACGCGGTGTCGAAGGCCGCATCCCCGAGCGCCCGGCGCAGCTCGGCCTGCCGTTCCAGCCAGTAGGCCCCGAAGATCCCGGGGG
This genomic window contains:
- a CDS encoding glycoside hydrolase family 10 protein yields the protein MKATRLRAAGLAVALLGALVAGTPARAAESDTAPDSSTTNCVTDPATPKRQFRAMWIASVTNIDWPSKASWTDPDQVAKQKAEYLGWLDLAQKLHHNAVVVQVRPTADAFWPSPYEPWSEYLTGVRGKDPGWDPLAFLVEESHKRNLEFHAWMNPYRVSMPAPGGAGADISKLAPDAPARQHPDWVFAYPPAGVAGSRLYYNPGIPEVREFVQNAMMDAVKRYDVDAIHFDDYFYPYPSGTYQVPDDATFAAYNRGFTDKADWRRDNINLLVREMNAKIKAAKPWVKFGVSPFGIWRNKSADPNGSDTTGSQSYDIISADTRRWVKEEWVDYIVPQLYWYIGQYPAADYARLVPWWAEQVRGTNVQLYIGQADYKSGDPAYGSYWMNPRELSDHLTLNRSYPEVLGNVHFSAVQVRANRLGATDIYAAEHYSRPALVPTMAQLPSRPLLAPVVTGVDRQADGVRLSWRQPANGKGPLGTATSYAIYRFDGTGLADRCDFADAAHLVGTVRGTDGDVQSWLDTTAAADARYTYYVSALDRSWNEGPVSPPRFVR
- a CDS encoding phospholipase; amino-acid sequence: MSRRLVTLLATGTMALCTAVGVATPAAAAVSTEQKLAVLSSWTQTSATSYNAWNAGRLNKAAWADYSFDWSTDYCSSSPDNPLGFTFNLSCYRHDFGYRNYKAMGRFSANKSRLDSAFYADLKRVCATYNVVVRPACYSLAWTYYEAVSVFGSVAAVRQADLDRAARMKADAERRAGLR